The Nycticebus coucang isolate mNycCou1 chromosome 15, mNycCou1.pri, whole genome shotgun sequence genome has a segment encoding these proteins:
- the KCNRG gene encoding LOW QUALITY PROTEIN: potassium channel regulatory protein (The sequence of the model RefSeq protein was modified relative to this genomic sequence to represent the inferred CDS: inserted 6 bases in 5 codons; deleted 2 bases in 1 codon; substituted 1 base at 1 genomic stop codon), translating into MEFEAREDGSGQELVTLNVGGKIFTTRFAPLXDSRDQECRMGDGHIFVSRDSVLFSFISDFLRTHQLLLPNNFSDYRRLLREALFYXNLTLAQPWPALVEVRVQGWNTKAFFTVFGSCSKTIEMLTGRITVFTEHPLAPAXNRNSFXQTTLLQLPPQRPSSHDLVFQCGSDSTTDNHTGVRYVSIKPDNRKLXNGANVLSLXDTLLKEGFHFISTRTTSAEDKTERYSFERIKSPEALTMNKTPQSETTTEQPQRKKRSCLFSFREIAIFLFGNFMLRPPVLSLYLACPFGFMSHWALLGRNSAEATLNDLLLSGQLHVLGPCTCP; encoded by the exons ATGGAG TTTGAAGCTAGGGAAGATGGGAGTGGTCAAGAACTGGTTACTTTGAATGTGGGAGGGAAGATTTTCACAACCAGGTTCGCTCCCC AAGACAGCAGAGACCAAGAATGCAGGATGGGTGATGGCCATATTTTTGTGAGCCGAGACAGTGTTTTATTTagtttcatctctgattttttgAGAACTCACCAGCTTTTATTACCTAATAACTTTTCAGACTATCGCAGGCTTCTGAGAGAGGCTCTTTTCTA CAACCTGACTCTGGCACAGCCATGGCCTGCTCTTGTGGAGGTGCGTGTCCAGGGCTGGAACACTAAAGCTTTTTTCACGGTTTTTGGCTCTTGCAGCAAAACAATTGAGATGCTAACTGGGAGGATTACAGTGTTTACAGAGCACCCTTTAGCACCAGCTTAGAATAGGAACTCTT CTCAGACAACTTTACTTCAGCTGCCTCCACAAAGACCTTCTTCCCATGACCTGGTTTTCCAGTGCGGCTCTGACAGCACCACTGATAACCACACTGGAGTCAG GTATGTTTCTATAAAACCTGATAACCGAAAAT GTAATGGAGCAAATGTCCTCAGCT CTGACACCTTATTAAAAGAaggctttcatttcatt agcaCCAGAACAACATCTGCTGAAGACAAAACTGAACGCTATAGCTTTGAAAGGATAAAAAGCCCTGAAGCACTCACCATGAACAAAACACCACAATCAGAGACCACTACAGAACAgcctcagagaaagaaaagaagttgtcTGTTCTCTTTTAGGGAAATTGCCATTTTCTTGTTTGGAAATTTCATGCTTAGGCCACCCGTGTTAAGTCTGTACTTAGCCTGCCCTTTCGGCTTCATGTCCCACTGGGCACTTCTGGGCAGAAACAGTGCTGAAGCCACGCTGAATGACCTGCTGCTCTCTGGACAACTCCACGTGCTTGGTCCCTGCACATGCCCCTGA